A DNA window from Methanococcus voltae PS contains the following coding sequences:
- a CDS encoding damage-control phosphatase ARMT1 family protein, producing the protein MKIKPSCSICISRQIVDAINEITDDDEKKFELIKSTMQKITDVYGADAVPAWMGTHVHRHIKEISNSQDPYEKLKRNANIYAKQYLTKTIIDEVNEGDELKRLQNKAKLAIAGNVIDFGPYGTKDNIEHKVEQTIEGILDIDYSKELLADLKQSDENSKTGTENKSKRKEKLKIIYICDNAGEIVFDRPLVEELMNYANVTVAVKGKPILNDATMEDAIEAGIPDITKVITSGTDVIGTRFEESSEEFRNEFKNADIVISKGMGNYESLTEYELLKNENSGSKPIYYIFKAKCEPIAEYNNVNVGANVLLKSTIFYNF; encoded by the coding sequence TTGAAAATAAAACCCTCATGCTCAATATGTATAAGTAGACAGATAGTTGATGCAATAAATGAAATAACGGATGACGACGAGAAGAAATTCGAATTAATAAAATCCACCATGCAGAAAATAACCGACGTTTATGGCGCTGATGCTGTCCCGGCGTGGATGGGTACTCATGTACATAGACATATAAAAGAAATCAGCAACTCTCAAGACCCTTATGAGAAATTAAAGAGAAATGCGAACATATATGCAAAGCAATATCTCACAAAAACCATTATCGATGAAGTAAACGAAGGAGATGAGTTAAAAAGATTACAAAATAAGGCAAAATTGGCAATTGCTGGAAATGTAATTGATTTTGGACCTTATGGGACTAAGGATAATATTGAACATAAGGTTGAACAAACTATCGAAGGAATTTTAGATATCGATTATTCAAAGGAACTTTTGGCAGATTTAAAACAAAGCGATGAAAACTCGAAAACAGGCACCGAAAATAAATCAAAAAGAAAAGAAAAGCTTAAAATAATATACATCTGTGACAATGCCGGTGAAATAGTATTTGATAGACCATTGGTTGAAGAATTAATGAATTATGCCAATGTTACGGTTGCAGTAAAAGGTAAGCCAATTTTGAACGATGCTACAATGGAAGATGCTATAGAAGCAGGTATTCCAGACATAACAAAAGTTATAACCAGCGGTACAGACGTAATCGGTACAAGATTTGAAGAATCTTCCGAAGAGTTTAGAAATGAATTTAAAAACGCTGATATCGTTATTTCAAAAGGTATGGGTAACTATGAGAGTTTAACCGAATATGAGTTATTAAAAAATGAAAATAGTGGTTCAAAACCTATATATTATATATTTAAAGCAAAATGTGAGCCTATTGCAGAATATAACAACGTAAACGTTGGCGCAAATGTATTATTAAAAAGTACAATCTTTTATAACTTTTAA
- the rpiA gene encoding ribose-5-phosphate isomerase RpiA, whose product MAKKKSAETQDDLKLKVAQEASKLVKDEMVIGLGSGSTSNMFIKELGKRVLEEELYIYGVPTSFDAKMLASQCGIPLVSLDQAGQIDLAVDGADEVEEGTLSLIKGGGGCHTMEKVIDYCAKEFVVLVDESKVVPSLGENTPVPLEVLPFAYSTVLNTLLEMNTAPSIRVSGGKMGPVITDNGNMIIDVFTKIDEAAVKEKELNNIVGVVENGIFSKCDKVLVGNSSKKVKVLKK is encoded by the coding sequence ATGGCTAAGAAAAAATCCGCAGAAACCCAGGACGATTTAAAATTAAAAGTAGCACAAGAAGCGTCAAAATTAGTGAAAGATGAAATGGTTATCGGTTTAGGTTCCGGTTCAACTTCAAACATGTTTATTAAAGAATTAGGTAAAAGAGTATTGGAAGAGGAATTGTACATTTACGGAGTACCTACATCCTTTGACGCTAAAATGTTAGCAAGTCAATGTGGAATACCATTAGTTTCACTCGACCAAGCAGGTCAAATCGACCTTGCAGTAGATGGTGCTGATGAAGTAGAAGAAGGGACTTTATCACTCATAAAAGGCGGTGGCGGTTGCCACACAATGGAAAAAGTTATCGATTATTGCGCTAAAGAATTTGTAGTTTTAGTTGACGAAAGTAAAGTAGTGCCTTCATTAGGTGAAAATACACCTGTACCTTTAGAAGTATTACCTTTCGCATATTCAACAGTTTTAAACACATTATTAGAAATGAACACTGCTCCTTCAATTAGAGTTTCAGGCGGTAAAATGGGTCCAGTTATTACTGACAATGGAAATATGATTATCGATGTATTTACAAAAATAGATGAAGCAGCTGTAAAGGAAAAAGAGTTAAACAACATCGTAGGAGTTGTAGAAAACGGTATTTTCTCAAAATGTGACAAAGTGCTCGTAGGTAACAGCTCTAAAAAAGTAAAAGTTTTAAAGAAGTAA
- a CDS encoding FKBP-type peptidyl-prolyl cis-trans isomerase, giving the protein MVSKGSRIKVDYIGRFEDGGIFDTSIEAVAKEEGLYDENRPYEPLEFVVGEGQMIQGFEEAVLDLSVGEEITVTLPPEKAYGQRNDELVEKIPRNLFENAEFEPEEGMCIMLGEMYPPAIIAEVTDEEVVIDFNPELAGETLVFTIKLLEEVE; this is encoded by the coding sequence ATGGTTTCAAAAGGAAGTAGAATAAAAGTAGACTACATCGGTAGATTTGAAGATGGAGGAATATTTGATACCTCTATAGAAGCAGTAGCAAAAGAAGAAGGTTTATACGACGAAAACAGACCTTACGAACCTTTAGAATTTGTAGTGGGCGAAGGACAAATGATACAAGGCTTTGAAGAAGCGGTATTAGACCTCAGCGTTGGTGAAGAAATCACAGTTACATTACCACCTGAAAAAGCTTACGGTCAAAGAAATGACGAATTAGTTGAGAAAATCCCAAGAAATTTGTTTGAAAATGCAGAATTTGAACCTGAAGAAGGTATGTGTATTATGTTGGGAGAAATGTACCCGCCAGCAATTATCGCAGAAGTTACTGATGAAGAAGTTGTTATTGATTTCAACCCTGAATTAGCAGGAGAAACATTAGTATTTACAATAAAATTATTAGAAGAAGTAGAATAA
- the mch gene encoding methenyltetrahydromethanopterin cyclohydrolase, which translates to MISVNKASLPIVEKMIENAEEMKIDVLKLENGATVLDCGVNVDGSFEAGKLFTKICLGGIAHVGVSIAGTLENGIVLPCVKVKTSQPAIATLGAQKAGWSIKVGKFFAMGSGPARALAKMPKATYEEIDYEDDADIAILCLEASTLPNAEVAEFVAEKCGVAVDKVYLLVAPTSSIVGAIQISGRVVENGTYKMLEALHFDVRKVKFAAGIAPVAPIIGDDMKMMGATNDMVLYGGRTYYYIESDENDDVEALCKALPSCSAETYGKPFLEVFKEAEYDFYKIDKGMFAPAVVTINDMRTGKLVTAGKMNPEVVKKSLKYVELE; encoded by the coding sequence ATGATTAGTGTGAACAAAGCATCATTACCTATCGTTGAAAAAATGATAGAAAATGCCGAAGAAATGAAAATCGATGTTTTAAAATTAGAAAATGGTGCTACAGTTTTAGACTGTGGTGTTAATGTTGACGGTAGCTTTGAAGCTGGTAAATTATTTACAAAAATCTGTTTAGGCGGAATTGCTCACGTTGGTGTTAGCATTGCTGGAACCTTAGAAAATGGTATAGTATTACCATGCGTAAAAGTTAAAACCTCACAACCTGCAATCGCTACATTAGGCGCTCAAAAAGCTGGATGGAGCATTAAAGTTGGCAAATTCTTTGCTATGGGTTCAGGACCTGCGAGAGCTTTAGCAAAAATGCCAAAAGCTACATACGAAGAAATTGACTATGAAGATGATGCAGATATTGCTATTTTATGTTTAGAAGCTTCAACATTACCAAATGCAGAAGTAGCTGAGTTCGTTGCTGAAAAATGTGGCGTAGCTGTTGATAAAGTATACTTATTGGTAGCTCCTACCTCATCAATAGTTGGTGCTATCCAAATCAGCGGTAGAGTTGTAGAAAATGGTACATACAAAATGTTAGAAGCTTTACACTTTGACGTAAGAAAAGTTAAATTTGCAGCAGGTATCGCTCCAGTTGCTCCTATTATCGGAGACGACATGAAAATGATGGGTGCTACAAACGATATGGTTTTATACGGCGGTAGAACATACTACTACATTGAAAGCGATGAAAATGATGACGTAGAAGCTTTATGTAAAGCGTTACCTTCATGTTCAGCTGAAACATACGGAAAACCATTCTTAGAAGTATTTAAAGAAGCAGAATACGACTTCTACAAAATCGACAAAGGAATGTTCGCTCCTGCAGTTGTTACAATCAACGACATGAGAACCGGTAAATTAGTAACAGCTGGTAAAATGAACCCTGAAGTTGTTAAAAAATCATTAAAATACGTAGAATTAGAATAA
- a CDS encoding Na+/H+ antiporter NhaC family protein produces MDFGLLSLVPPIVAIGLALLTKRVYTSLFLGIVAGSLIFNMNNLGNVPMHLIDSFLGSLEIMSITGVSSFTEAGNLWNLLILLFLFMLGALIALITRAGGALAYGNWAAQKIKSKEGACVSTSILGLLLFIDDYFNCLTVGTVMKPVTDKFNISRAKLAYIIDSTAAPVCILMPVSSWFAAVLGNLKDAGVGSDALAHMTPSDVFMSAIAYNSYAIVALFMVLVIISKLKWDFGPMKDHEKVAEETGDLFHGNTDKASAESEIEPLGNGKVSYLVVPILVLIVSIVSAMLVSGGILGGASLFDAITGIDASWGLFWGGLVSLLFTTLYFIATKAVPVNEIAKLWGKGSKLMVPAVSILILAWTLGSIIKGDLNTGVFLASVIQGSIPVEIIPALLFAISGFMAFATGTSWGTFGIVLPIAVPIAVSLGNIELVVPFVAATLGGAIYGDHSSPISDTTIMSSAGAGTNHVDHVNTQLPYTTLIGMCAFFGYLIVGYTVSMGYWVSVLLNLGFVGLAVIGLAYLLHKRL; encoded by the coding sequence ATGGATTTTGGATTATTATCGTTAGTTCCGCCTATAGTGGCGATTGGATTAGCACTTTTAACTAAGAGGGTGTACACATCCTTATTTTTAGGTATTGTGGCAGGTTCTTTAATATTTAATATGAATAACTTAGGTAACGTACCTATGCACTTAATTGATAGCTTTTTAGGTAGTCTTGAAATTATGTCAATTACAGGCGTTTCTTCATTTACCGAAGCTGGTAACCTATGGAATTTGTTAATTTTGTTATTTTTATTTATGTTGGGCGCTTTAATTGCTTTAATTACAAGAGCAGGAGGAGCCCTCGCTTATGGAAATTGGGCAGCACAGAAAATTAAATCAAAAGAGGGAGCATGCGTTTCCACATCAATTTTAGGTTTATTGTTGTTCATTGATGATTACTTTAACTGTTTAACTGTGGGTACAGTTATGAAACCAGTTACTGACAAATTTAACATTTCAAGAGCTAAATTGGCTTACATTATTGACTCAACCGCTGCACCAGTATGTATTCTTATGCCTGTTTCAAGTTGGTTTGCTGCTGTTTTAGGTAACTTAAAAGATGCAGGTGTAGGTAGTGACGCTTTAGCACATATGACACCTTCAGATGTATTTATGTCAGCGATTGCTTACAATTCATACGCAATAGTTGCTTTATTCATGGTTTTAGTAATAATATCAAAATTAAAATGGGATTTTGGACCTATGAAAGACCACGAGAAAGTTGCAGAAGAAACTGGAGATTTATTCCACGGTAATACAGATAAAGCTTCAGCAGAATCAGAAATTGAACCATTAGGAAACGGAAAAGTAAGTTACTTAGTAGTTCCAATATTGGTTTTAATCGTTTCAATCGTGTCCGCTATGCTTGTTTCAGGAGGCATATTGGGTGGTGCAAGTTTATTTGACGCAATTACAGGTATTGATGCTTCATGGGGTTTATTCTGGGGTGGATTAGTATCATTATTATTCACTACACTTTACTTCATCGCTACAAAAGCTGTTCCAGTTAACGAAATTGCTAAATTATGGGGAAAAGGCTCAAAATTAATGGTGCCTGCTGTAAGTATATTAATTTTAGCTTGGACATTAGGTTCAATCATTAAAGGAGATTTAAATACTGGTGTGTTCCTTGCATCTGTAATTCAAGGCTCAATACCTGTTGAAATAATACCTGCATTATTATTTGCAATTTCAGGATTTATGGCATTTGCTACAGGTACTTCATGGGGTACTTTTGGTATAGTATTACCTATTGCAGTTCCTATTGCGGTAAGCTTAGGCAATATAGAATTAGTTGTTCCATTTGTAGCAGCTACATTGGGTGGTGCAATATACGGTGACCACTCGTCCCCTATTTCAGATACAACAATTATGAGTTCCGCAGGTGCTGGTACAAACCACGTTGACCACGTTAACACACAGTTACCATATACAACATTAATTGGTATGTGTGCATTCTTCGGCTACTTGATAGTTGGTTACACAGTTAGTATGGGTTACTGGGTTTCAGTGCTCTTAAACTTAGGATTTGTAGGTTTAGCAGTTATAGGACTCGCTTACTTACTCCATAAAAGATTATAA
- a CDS encoding winged helix-turn-helix domain-containing protein: MRDNDEYLSELKSIKEELKALKKCLIEYINISIKNNPKLDFENFSELDFEKNEITLENQSNEFKTFTDTNIRYNETYFKNDNLDINNKYITNEYTIKISEISEKEVIEVFEPLSNERRLIILNSLLTSDRTYSELSNITGIRGGNLLFHLRKLQCSKLISQNHDRGDYILTSKGQKILSLIYQVYYIIRED, translated from the coding sequence GTGCGAGATAATGATGAATATTTATCTGAATTAAAGTCAATAAAGGAAGAATTAAAAGCATTAAAAAAATGTTTAATTGAATATATCAATATTAGCATAAAAAATAACCCCAAATTAGATTTTGAAAATTTTTCGGAATTAGATTTTGAAAAAAATGAAATTACATTGGAAAATCAGTCTAATGAATTTAAAACATTTACTGATACAAATATTCGATATAATGAAACCTATTTTAAAAATGATAACCTAGATATCAACAATAAATATATCACAAATGAATATACTATAAAAATTAGCGAAATATCTGAAAAGGAAGTAATAGAGGTATTTGAACCTTTGTCCAATGAAAGAAGGCTAATAATATTAAATTCGCTTTTAACGTCAGATAGAACGTATTCCGAATTATCGAATATTACAGGAATACGTGGGGGAAATTTATTATTTCATTTGCGAAAACTCCAATGCTCTAAATTAATATCTCAAAACCACGACCGAGGAGACTATATATTAACCAGTAAAGGACAAAAGATTTTGAGTTTAATATATCAGGTTTACTACATAATTAGGGAAGATTAG
- a CDS encoding DMT family transporter: MVNLKTMIKKDVNKAYVAATLNATLIGLTFLFTKYALVYVEPFEVLSLKFIIAFTFLTLILKLGVKKVNFKKLFEFKKEMLALGIFQPVLFFGFQVFGINYLGVAQVGILYSIAPVVTTIFGILILKETINLKQAIFMSLSIIGIIYIYIMRGIGGYFNPANESNILGVIFILVSIFATSMYAVSSRKLSKNLDPITITYGMMLIGAIVFTALNIGISAFYGVPNIFTKLYVIGPELLNSNFISSILYLGIVVSVITSFLVNYSLSKIKAAEYSIISKLSVVVSIISAIIFMNETVALYQIIGVSAVILGVIGANYYSEH, translated from the coding sequence GTGGTTAATCTAAAAACAATGATTAAAAAGGACGTTAATAAAGCATATGTCGCTGCTACATTAAACGCCACATTAATCGGTTTGACATTTCTATTTACAAAATATGCTTTAGTATATGTGGAGCCGTTTGAAGTTTTATCTCTTAAATTCATTATTGCGTTTACTTTTCTAACATTAATACTAAAATTAGGTGTAAAAAAGGTTAATTTTAAGAAATTATTTGAATTTAAAAAAGAAATGTTGGCTTTGGGGATATTTCAACCAGTGTTATTTTTTGGCTTTCAAGTTTTTGGAATTAACTATTTGGGCGTTGCGCAAGTCGGCATATTGTATTCGATAGCACCTGTTGTAACCACCATTTTTGGGATATTAATTTTAAAAGAAACTATAAATTTAAAACAAGCAATTTTTATGTCACTTTCAATCATTGGGATAATATATATCTACATTATGCGGGGTATAGGCGGTTATTTCAATCCTGCGAATGAATCCAATATATTGGGCGTTATATTTATATTAGTTTCCATATTTGCAACTTCAATGTATGCCGTATCTAGTAGAAAGCTTTCTAAGAACCTTGACCCGATAACAATTACTTATGGTATGATGTTAATAGGTGCAATTGTTTTTACGGCGTTAAATATTGGAATTTCGGCGTTTTATGGCGTTCCAAATATCTTCACTAAATTATATGTAATAGGCCCTGAACTATTAAATTCCAATTTCATATCTTCTATATTATATTTAGGTATTGTAGTATCAGTTATTACATCATTCTTAGTTAATTATAGCCTAAGTAAGATAAAAGCTGCAGAATATTCAATTATTTCAAAATTATCAGTTGTAGTATCGATAATTTCGGCAATTATCTTTATGAATGAGACAGTTGCATTATATCAAATTATAGGGGTTTCTGCGGTAATATTGGGCGTAATAGGAGCTAATTATTACAGCGAGCATTAA
- a CDS encoding DUF61 family protein, which produces MDRKTNNIANNTSNFINININKNNELGKTLNNSSLSNKHIYGLISGIKTSSFTKKTLGELLNEDKPVVMVNGERHRIKQRELDYLKDIASKDLKIPIVLQVDSNLNEGTIKIEGTEEVNVISKILNKEINKFEENNLLYIYKPELRVVRKKLPTTTTYLFRMGID; this is translated from the coding sequence ATGGACAGAAAAACAAATAATATTGCTAATAATACCAGTAATTTTATTAATATAAATATCAATAAAAATAATGAATTGGGGAAAACATTAAATAACAGCTCATTATCTAATAAACACATTTATGGACTTATTAGCGGGATAAAAACAAGTTCATTTACCAAAAAAACTTTAGGGGAACTTTTAAACGAAGATAAACCGGTAGTTATGGTAAATGGAGAAAGACATAGGATAAAACAGAGAGAGTTAGACTATTTAAAAGATATTGCTTCAAAAGATTTGAAAATACCAATCGTTTTACAGGTTGATTCTAATTTAAACGAAGGTACTATTAAAATAGAAGGAACAGAGGAAGTAAATGTAATTTCTAAAATATTAAATAAAGAAATTAATAAATTTGAAGAAAATAACCTGTTATATATCTATAAACCAGAATTAAGAGTCGTTAGGAAAAAATTACCGACTACTACAACTTATTTATTCAGAATGGGTATAGATTAA
- a CDS encoding helix-turn-helix transcriptional regulator: MDNKIKVFRAMNDLTQDELAKKIGVTRQTISAIEKGKYDPSLIIAFKLSKLFNVSIEEIFTYKE, encoded by the coding sequence ATGGACAATAAAATAAAAGTTTTTCGAGCGATGAATGATTTAACGCAAGATGAACTAGCCAAAAAAATAGGGGTTACTAGACAGACTATTTCTGCCATAGAAAAGGGTAAATACGACCCTTCTTTGATTATTGCGTTTAAATTATCGAAATTATTTAACGTATCGATTGAAGAAATTTTTACATACAAAGAATAA
- a CDS encoding DUF2178 domain-containing protein: MNYESYKKYRLLVMAYVALLTMYGVTIKEVIVVFGAVLSGMLFMFLLRRNLDKEEVIVDELVLKVSEKAANASLGLCTVAFAVVGLILMNIVSILSVIDGAPVYAQPWEGHVTTGIALSWSAMALLLSFVGFKYYFGKKYGLIGRSRRDN; the protein is encoded by the coding sequence ATGAATTATGAATCATATAAGAAGTACAGATTACTTGTTATGGCTTATGTAGCACTGTTAACAATGTATGGTGTAACAATAAAAGAAGTTATAGTAGTATTTGGAGCAGTATTATCTGGAATGCTATTCATGTTCTTATTAAGGAGAAATTTAGATAAAGAAGAAGTTATAGTAGATGAATTAGTTTTAAAAGTAAGCGAAAAAGCAGCAAACGCCTCATTAGGTTTATGTACTGTAGCCTTTGCAGTAGTTGGTTTAATATTGATGAATATTGTATCCATACTCAGCGTTATTGACGGAGCACCTGTTTATGCACAACCTTGGGAAGGTCATGTAACTACGGGGATAGCACTTTCTTGGTCAGCTATGGCTTTATTACTTTCCTTTGTCGGATTCAAATATTATTTTGGTAAAAAATACGGTTTAATCGGTCGCTCAAGGCGAGACAATTAA
- the tfrB gene encoding fumarate reductase (CoM/CoB) subunit TfrB — protein sequence MKNTDDLLIPIYIMRNKIFKKYMVPSDLTIIEALEYLNNSGYEIKYRSSCKAGQCGSCAVTVDGLPKLACKTKVKEDMKIEPLRNFDLIEDLVVNREEYYKAQKEFENWIHETSEVEEKEKEKEKDKNKNKNKKDTLKILSDDELFKSISDIGSVRNCIDCMSCMSTCPARMYSDYMGPTFMRLLARYARDARDNKDRVKEAFEKNLYNCTTCGRCIKVCPNNIDTVHNAVEKLRELSFKKGQYVENHLDVRKNITENPAKRTVTKPEAPKIGFLEDVIANPEKFNNEFTEKIVIENKDNINKSVEYVAKNPKATVALFTGCLMDYRLQELGMSGIRVLNAHGISVIIPINQVCCGSPLIRTGQTDVAKELKEINLAIFDKLFTDKSLDSIVTLCAGCGSTLKNDYNEKQFVVKDITELLVEKGLLKYKPCNLKVTYHDPCHLKRGQDIFEQPRIILDSIPELEFIEMEIPDQCCGAGGGVRSGKPEVAYKIGEKKTEMILETKADYVITVCPFCNYHIADCLSKVSDIPVMNIVKLLDKVI from the coding sequence ATGAAAAATACTGACGATTTATTGATTCCAATATATATTATGCGAAATAAAATATTTAAAAAATACATGGTGCCAAGTGATTTAACCATTATTGAGGCTCTAGAATACTTAAATAACAGTGGTTACGAGATAAAATATCGTTCATCTTGTAAAGCGGGACAGTGCGGTAGCTGTGCGGTTACAGTTGACGGTTTACCAAAATTAGCTTGTAAAACTAAAGTTAAAGAAGATATGAAAATAGAACCGCTTAGAAATTTTGATTTAATTGAAGATTTGGTTGTAAATAGAGAAGAATACTACAAAGCTCAGAAAGAATTTGAAAATTGGATTCATGAAACTTCTGAAGTTGAAGAAAAAGAAAAAGAAAAAGAAAAAGATAAAAATAAAAATAAAAATAAAAAAGATACTTTAAAAATTCTTAGCGATGATGAATTATTTAAAAGTATTTCGGATATAGGGAGCGTTAGAAACTGTATTGACTGCATGAGTTGTATGTCCACTTGCCCTGCTCGAATGTATTCTGATTATATGGGGCCTACATTTATGCGTTTATTGGCAAGATATGCCCGAGATGCCCGAGATAATAAAGATAGAGTAAAAGAAGCTTTTGAAAAGAATTTATACAACTGCACGACCTGCGGAAGATGTATAAAAGTATGTCCCAACAATATTGATACAGTGCATAATGCCGTTGAGAAATTAAGGGAACTTTCATTCAAAAAAGGTCAATATGTGGAAAATCACCTCGATGTTAGGAAAAATATCACTGAAAATCCGGCTAAAAGAACAGTTACAAAACCCGAAGCTCCAAAAATTGGATTTCTCGAAGATGTAATCGCAAATCCTGAAAAATTTAATAACGAATTCACTGAAAAAATTGTTATTGAAAATAAGGATAATATTAATAAAAGTGTTGAATATGTGGCTAAAAACCCAAAGGCTACGGTTGCGTTATTTACTGGCTGTTTAATGGATTATAGACTTCAAGAATTGGGAATGTCTGGCATAAGGGTGCTAAATGCCCACGGTATATCAGTAATAATTCCGATTAATCAAGTTTGCTGTGGTTCGCCACTTATAAGGACTGGTCAAACCGATGTAGCAAAAGAGCTAAAAGAAATCAATCTCGCAATATTTGATAAGTTATTTACTGATAAATCACTTGATAGTATCGTTACACTATGTGCAGGTTGCGGTAGTACGTTAAAAAACGATTACAACGAGAAACAATTCGTAGTAAAAGATATTACAGAGTTATTAGTTGAAAAAGGTCTATTAAAATATAAACCTTGTAATTTAAAAGTTACATATCACGACCCTTGCCATTTAAAAAGAGGTCAAGACATATTTGAGCAACCACGTATCATATTAGATAGTATTCCCGAATTAGAATTCATAGAAATGGAAATTCCCGACCAATGCTGTGGTGCAGGTGGCGGTGTTAGAAGTGGAAAACCTGAAGTAGCCTACAAAATCGGCGAGAAAAAAACAGAAATGATACTCGAAACTAAAGCGGATTATGTAATAACCGTCTGTCCTTTCTGTAATTACCATATTGCAGATTGTCTTAGCAAAGTTTCTGATATACCTGTTATGAATATAGTTAAATTACTTGATAAGGTTATTTAA
- the moaC gene encoding cyclic pyranopterin monophosphate synthase MoaC encodes MEQLTHVDENGVKIVDISKKNDVYRECTAKGLIKLKSSTIKAIVKNEIAKGDVLTTAQVAGTMAVKNTSNMIPMCHPVPITSVKVRFDINEKENTVEAVCNVKSTYKTGIEMEALTGVSVALLTVWDMVKAVEKDENGQYPDTNIFNIRVVEKIKRDVE; translated from the coding sequence ATGGAACAACTCACACATGTTGATGAAAATGGCGTAAAAATTGTGGATATTTCTAAAAAAAATGACGTATATAGAGAATGTACTGCTAAAGGACTCATAAAATTAAAATCTTCTACTATTAAAGCAATTGTAAAGAATGAAATTGCAAAAGGAGACGTTTTAACAACTGCTCAGGTTGCAGGGACGATGGCAGTCAAAAATACGTCAAATATGATTCCAATGTGCCACCCAGTACCTATTACATCAGTAAAAGTTAGATTTGACATTAATGAAAAAGAAAACACTGTTGAAGCCGTTTGTAATGTAAAAAGCACATATAAAACAGGCATTGAAATGGAAGCACTTACAGGAGTTAGCGTTGCTCTTTTAACCGTTTGGGATATGGTTAAAGCTGTAGAAAAAGATGAAAATGGTCAATATCCTGATACAAACATTTTTAACATAAGGGTTGTTGAAAAAATTAAAAGAGATGTTGAATAA